CCTCAAAGGAAAAGCAAAATCATCAAAGATCTGGTCTTTGTATGTATTGTGGTTAATCGGGTCATGCtgtaccctcctgtccactctgtctaggaaactcccaggcctaggttctgccggaggacttctcctaggcctgacctcaccctctcctctgtTAACTCTGCCTGTCTCAATAAATTCGGATGCTCAGGAATTTCATATCCTGGCATTGGTGAACTCCGGGGTCGGTGGAAATTTTATCCTAAGGCAACTTTTGGAACACCTGCGGATTCCCACCGTCTATATGCCAACGTTACTACTGCTCTCCTCCATTCACGGTGAACCATTACCAGGCGAAGTTACTTCATCCACAGTCCCCATCCGACTCCGCACTGGATCTCTGCACATGTAGACCATTTCCTTTCTGGTACTGGACAAGGCTATACACCCAGTGGTCCTTGGACCACCGTGGTTAAAACTACACACCTCGCAATTCGATTGGAACACTCTGAAATTGTCCCaatggggcaactcctgccaCAAGACGTGCTTGGCGGTTGTGCCCCCCATACCTTGCCTAGCTACTACAATGTCCCTTCCGGGTCTTCCGCTGCAGTACTCCTCATTCGCGGATGTATTTTCGAAGAAAGCTGCGGAAACCCTACCTCCTCATCActcatttgattgtgctattAACTTATTGCCTAACACTAAGCGTCCcagaggaagggtctacccactttcattaacagagacaaaggccatgtctgaatatatacaagaaaatttggcaaaaggcttcattcggccttccaaATCTCTagctggagcaggattcttttttgtggggaaaaaggatggctccctccatccatgcatagattaccgcggcttaaacgagattacccagaaggaccgTTAACCTTTGCCATTAATCTCcaaactgtttgacaggctccaggaggccaagatatttaccaaattggacctcagggaaGCTTACAATTTGGTCATGATACActagggcgatgaatggaaaaccgcatttaacacccgtgatggccattttgaatacattgTAATGCCATTTGCCCTCTGCAATGCTCCAGCGGTATTttagaatatgatgaatgaaaccttcagagacatgctctacagttgtgtcgtGGTCTACCTGAACGACATCTTGGTATTTTCACGagacctccagagccatcaccAGGACGTCGTCAACGTCCTACAATGCCTAAGGGAAAACCAgttatatgccaagctggagaaatgttcttttgaCCAGGAGACTGTCCCTTTTATAGGCTATGTGGTCTCAAGCcagggtttccagatggacccgcAGAAGGCCAAGAGTATTCgcgattggcctcaaccaacggGCCTTAAAGCGCTCCGAAGATTCCTTGGTTTTACGAACTACTACACATCATTCATCCATCATTATTCCACACTGACcgccccactcacagccatgacccgTAAGAGAGCCAATCTCTCTCAGTGGTCACCCGAGGCTGTGGCCACCTTCCAGGagctcaaggaggcgttcctaaAAGCACCATGCTTGCGTCACCCTGACCCCCGATGACCCTTCATTGTCGAAGTAGACACTTCAGACGTCGGTGTTGGagcagtactcagccagcattcagccaatcacaccttgcacctgtgctctttttttttcctgacacttCTCCCCGGCTGAGCgtaattatggaatcggggacaaCGAATTACTGCGATTAaactggcatttgaggagtggcgtccctggctcaaGGGAGCACAGCAACAGATCATGGTATATACTgcccacaagaacctcgagtacctgCCCCATGCTCAATGCCTTAATCACAGACAGACCCGCTGGTCCCTTTTTTTTACTCGGTTCAATTTCCTATTATGATACCAGCCAGCTAATAAGAACACTCGAGCCGATGCACTCTCTCATTCTTTTACCACAGAAGATGTTCCGGATATTCCACAACATATCATTGATCCAACTAAagttctcctctcctccacacttacagtgccatctgggaagacggtggtttcCCGACCACTTTGAAGGAAAATCCTtcgctgggcgcatgattccttgCTAGCAGGCCACCCCAAACAAGCTAGATCTATTTCCACTCTCCAtagattctattggtggccaaccatgaaaaaagacACTCAAGCATATGCAgaatcatgtcccacttgtgcTCGTCACAAACTGCCGACGGGCCGTCCTTGGGGTCTCCTACAgcctcttcctgcacctagtgagccatggacacacataaccacagatttcattgtggatctacctccttccagtggcaacaacactatttgggttacagtggactgattttcaaagatggataactttgtggcattacctggccttccttcagccctggaattagcaaaattgttcattcgccacatctttcgcctccacagACTCCCGAAGCATATACTTTCTGATCGAGGTGTTCAATTTACAGCCAGATTTTGGAGGTCACTATGTAAAAAATGTGATATTGCCTTGGACCTCACATTGGCCTATCACCCGCAGGCCAAGGGTCAGACAGAGAGGACAAACTGAACCCTGAAACAATTTCTTCAGGCGTATGTGAACtctcggcagaatgactggtctgacttactaccctgggctgagtttgccttgaactcccaccagtctgcatcTACCGGGTCATCATCCTTTCAATTAGtatacagatgccagcctctgcctcctcttccactaccactgtctgtatcttctccagtggtGCAGGCTTCTGCCCAGGAATTACACCAACTTTGGGAGCACACCAAATAATTTCTACAGCAAGCCGCCTAGAAGTCAAAGAAGTTCTACGATGCCTATCATCGGGCAGCTCCACAGTTTAACACTGGGGACAAAGGGAGGCTCAGTACTCGCTTTCTTCACTTGAAACTGCCTTCAGCACACTTCACTCCCAGATACATCAGACCTTTTGCGGTACTTTGCCAACTGGGTCCGGTCACTTACAGTCTTCACCTACCTATATCGCTCAAGAtttataggggcagattttcagagccctgctcgcgtaaatccgcccaaaaccgggcggatttacgcgagcagggccctgtgcgccgggaagcctattttacataggcctactggcgcgcgcagagccccgggactcgcgtaagtcccggggttttcggaggggggcgtgtcgggggcgggcccggtcgtcgcggcgtttcgggggcgtgtcggcagcgttttgggggcggatacgggggcgtggctacggcccggggcggtccgggggcgtggccgcgccctccgtacccgcccccaggtcacggcccggcgcgcaggaggcccactggcgcgcagggatttacgtctccctccgggaggtgtaaatcccccgacaaaggtaaggggggggtttagacagggccgggcgggtgggttaggtaggggaagggaggggaaggtgaggggagggcaaaggaaagttccctccgaggccgctccgatttcggagcggccttggagggaacggggtaggcagtgcggctcggcgcgcgccggctatacaaaatcaatagccttgcgcgcgccgatccagggattttagtggatacgcgcggctccgcgcgtatctactaaaatcaggcgtacttttgcttgagtctgatgcgcaagcaaaagtaggcctattcgcgctttttgaaaatctaccccataatgtataaAATCAACTGGCATAAAACGGAACTTCTCCCTCTCAATCATTGGGGTCCAAGGATTGATTTGACTCATCTGCAAATCCAGAAAGTCTCACATGGGCTAAAATACTTGGGTATTCTTTTCTTCCCCGATCCCGAATGGACCATTAATCATGCTGAAACTCAGATATTGCAAATGCTTCACCAAAAGCTGCTACAATGGTCTCTGTTACATCTTACATGGAGAGGCAGATTGGAAACCATAAAAATGGTTCTTGCTCCAAAAATCACATACATCCTTTCAATGATACCCTTATTTTTTGCCTCTGATTTCTATAAACATGCTGAAGgccttttggtttggtttttatgGAAAAAGAAAGCCCCAAAAATTGCTCTAGCTAAACTAAAGATGAGAAAGGAGCATAGAAGGGTAAACTTccttgatttatatatttaccaTCAATCATTTATCCTACAACAGGCATACCATCATTTTGCCTTCCGTCACCCTGAAACGGAACGTCCCAGATGGATTGACTTGACGCAGTCACgttatttaatactttttcttcaggaatatGGTGAAAAAGGCCATTTGGCttctagattttataaaactataaaGAATACGCATACCAAAACACCCCACAAACGCTTACAATTAGCTTGGAAGAATGATATAGGCCTACTCATCGACGATCAAACATGGTCTAAGTTATGGCTCCACTCCACATGCATATCTCTTTCTGCTAGTCTTAATCAAACTGCTTATTTTATTCTCAATAGAGCTGTATGGACACCGTGGAAATTGCACAGGGCTGGCCTTTCCCCTGCCCTGGTCTTGTTTATCCCCCAAAGCAACACTAGAACATATGCTGTTTTCCTGTGATAAAATTGCTCAATTCTGGCACCAAGTTTGGGAGACTGTTCCCACTCTTTTACCTGTCCCCAAACCGCCTAGCTACCACTAGTAATATTAAGGGGCTCTAACCCTCATCTGCATATGTCGACTCCTCAGAAATGGTTATTTGATTTCCCGATTAATGTTGCGCTCCACAATATATTAGCTAATTGGAAATGTAGTGATCTTCTATCATATCATCTTTGGTGGAATTCAGTGTGCCTGtactataaatatgaaaaagccaTGGCAGTTAAATATAACTGACTAGGCAAGTGGTCCAGAGTGTGGAAGCCACTGGAAGAATATACATTTTCTTCTTCCTAGCCCCACATGCCTTGCTGTTCGCATCAATGTCACCTTACctgcttctcctcttcccttGCATTCCTTTCTCTACTCGCCTTTCTACTCTATCCCTCCTCTATCTTTTTCtcctctctatttctctttgtaGCTGGTTTGTTATATTCCATTCTTTGGTAATACAAACGTGGTTCAATGTTATATCACCCCAGCAGCTCCAGCAGAGGATTCTAGAGGACACCATGAGGCATCTTGGCCTCAGATTCCAGCAGCCTCAGCAGAGGACTTCAGAGGATAATATGAGCCAGCTAGGCTTCATCTGGGCTACATCATTTCTAAAATGATAtaccagaattagaaaaagtacagtaaatatcaaccaaaatgataatctGGAtaaaatgattcccctatgaggaatggctaaagtGGTGGTTAACGCTCTTCAGCATttagaagagatgactgaggagatATGATGTTCTATAAAGTATTGATTGAAGTGAAATGGATAATTGCAAATATGTTGTTCATGTTTTAAAAAAGCACAAAGACTAGgtgatacacaatgaagttactagattgtacatttaaaactaatagaagaattcatttatttttttactcaatatatAATTAAGccttggaatttgttgctgggggATGTGGTAGAAGttgtcagtgtagctgggtttaaaaaaggtatggagaagttcctggaagaaaatttcataaaccattattagggcAGATGTTGGGAAATCCattgtttatcccagggataagcagaatggaatctatcaacctctTGGTATCCTGTCAGGTTCTTGttacctggattgaccactgttggaaacaggatactgggcttgatagacccttggttttacccagtatggcaaatctcagcatcccacccatctgATACCATTCCTACCAAATCTCTCCTCTCAATTCCTAACACCATCGCAAAACCattagcagatatcatcaactgctctgtAGCCTCCGGCTCTGTTCCTGATTCCCTTAAACATGCAATAGTCAAACCTCTCATCAAGAAGTCCACCCTTGACCCCAAAGACCCATCAAATTACCGCCCCATCTCGAATCTTCCCCTcattgctaaaatcatggagaaagtagtgAACACCCAACTGATGAACCATCTCGAAGACAATATCATCCTTCACtcctcccaatttggtttccataAAAAtctaagcactgaaaccctcctgctATCACTCACCGACTCCCTCCTCATTGGCCTTGACCATGGACACAAATATCtcattgccttccttgacatatcTGCGGCTTTCGACACAATAAGCCACAATCTCCTCATCTCCCGCTTGGCTGATATAGGCATCTCCGGCATAGCCCTCCTctggtttaaatcttacctgACTAACAGACATTTCTCTGTTAACTCGGAAATTCAGAATCTTCTCACCTCACCCTCTCCCAAGGcattccccaaggttcctccctttcttcttccctcttcaacatatatcttcttcccctcTGTCATCACCTCTCAgatctcggcctcaaattctacatctatgcagatgatgttcaaatcatcattcCCATACATGAATCTTTAGCAGCCACTATAAGCTACTGGAAGGAATGCCTTTCTTCCATTAACTCACTTCTCACATCTCTACAGCTTGCCCTCAACTCATCCAAAACCGAGCTCCTTCTTATCCACAACCATCAGACCCTCAAGCTTCTTCCCCCCAATGACCCTCTAGCCCTCTCCCTCACCTCACAACCCTCAGTTCGAAAACTCGGTGTCCTCATTGACCCATTACTGAACCTAAAAAAGCATATCAGCTCCGTCCTCAaaggaggtttctataaacttaacatcATAAAAAAGCTTAAGCCACTGCTCCACACACATGACCTTAAAACGGTCATCCAAGCCACCTTATCTTcgaagctggactactgtaactctctgtaCCTAGGTCTCCCCcactctaccattaaacccctacagATTCTCCAAAATGCCACGGCAAGGATAATTAGCAACACTGGCAAAACTGACCACATAACTCCTATCCtcaaagaactgcattggcttcccatccccttccgcatcctttttaaaacactggCTCAGTGAACTGCTCTGCCTCACACAATCTGCCCATCCCACCAGCGCAAACCACAAATGTATACTGCAAGTCCCTCCCCTCAAGAGGGCCCGACTCACCTCAACCAGGGACCGCACACTCTCAATCACCGGTCCAACCCAATGGAACGCACTGCCCTCCAATCTCCGGCTGGAGTCATTCCCAActaaattcagaaaaatgctaaaaacctgactcttccaccaagcctttccgGATTAACCCTGTTACTAGCAACTCCTCACCCTGCAGCCTTTTTGTATATAATCTCTCCCCTACCCCAACCTTGTAAATAGTCGCTCCTctaacccccttccccccttctcgTTCCACTATGCTTCGGGCTCTTTGTTAGAGCCTCCCTAACTCTAATTTTGTTTTGCTGGTTGTCCACTCTCTCTCACCtgatgtattttccacctactgttataacgtaaaccgatatgatgtgtattttaatgtcggtataaaaaaactgttaaataaataaatatttctaagtTTATTTATCCAGCAGTCTTTAATGAGcaatgtaaactgttttgatctaTGGAATAtgcaattctaaataaataaataaataaataaataaataaataaagcatttcaTGAAATTCCACTCTAGTATCTTCAAGAATCTCATTATAAAGAGAGGACAGCATGTAGATTCAACAGATGGCTATAGAGAGGGAGACCTAGATGACTCATATGCCTTGTTTCCTGATAAAAGCATTCTTATTTCTTTTCCATGCCTATGCTGCATTTATATTGTGTGTGCTATAAAATATCATGAAGTCTTGAGCAGTAGTGATAAAGCTCAAATATTTCTTGTAAAGTCAATCAATGCATTAATTCAAAACACTCACACACCTTGTCATTACATCAATTCACAGAATATTAATGCCTGGTCATTATATCTGGTGTTACTAGGTTACCACCCAGCATTTAATCAGAAGCTGTTAATAATGACTGCAGTGAGACTGATCTCCTGCATTATTTATCAGACTCAGTTCCTCTATATTTCTGGTTTCATTGTTACAACTAAAGCAACCTTTGCCAGCAAATCCATCTAAACGTAAGAAAcataatattaaacaaaaaataaaactgtgCATCATTGGCATGAACAGATGTTTGGAGAGGTATATACAGATGTAATTGTTGGATGAGGTAAGCATGCAACGGCATTAATATGGATAAGTTCGAAACCCACACAGTCTTGCTGGGAAATAATCATTCCAAAGTCaccctcacttccttctcttccccatttCTTGTCGCTGTCCTTTCTGCTATAAATATCCAGAACAATTCTTCATAAATCCTAATTAAAAACTGACGCCAattacagtattttctgcttaaaTTAATGTCatgctttcttttcctttcacAAAATCAACAGTAGGCACAACTCATGAGCTAATTTAAGTCCTCTGTTCTTCTATTTCATGAACCAATACCTAATTTTCTTACAGTATCAACTCGCATTTATCTTAACTGTAGTCTTACATCCATTAGATTTTATTCCTGTTCACCTTTTATTCTGACCTGCTCCTGAAAACAGGACGTGTTGTTtatatgtttttcattttaaatttgccAACCAAAttattgaaaacattttgttCTGTTGATTTACCTGGCAAGTGTACTATAAAATTCTATATTATGAATTTTTATTAATATTGCAAGACCTAACTTCAAGTCAAACCCAGCTATCATTATGTTTATGTGATTATAGCTGCCAAACCATCTTTGTACAGAGGTTTAATCTCTTTATCAGACTATGTCAAAATACAGCAAACAAATGCAGCACATTTACAATGTTTTGAACAGCtgagcatttgtatttatttgtctTGAATAGTtcactttcattttctttattagttTCTCTGTAATGTTCTCTCTCAACTGTGCACTCTGTTTCCATTTAAACACAGGCAGGTCACAGGAATAGCCGTTATTAGCAGGGCTTGTTATTGCAATCCTGCTCCAATGAACCCTCAAGTGATCTATTCTACTGTGACAGAAGGCAGGATTTAGTTCAGAGTGTCTGAACTGGATGAAGTAGCAgcaattaaaataacataaaatcaacATTCCCCAGCTTGCTTGTCTGCCCATAGGGATTACATCAGCATTTGACTTCTTTCTTTGATGTTTTACCCTTTCTATTATGTACTTGTTGGAGCAGTGAACTTATAAATGCTTTATTTGAGAACTGGAATAAAGATGGGAAATTGTACCACAGGGGAACTCTTCTTACTTTAGACTATTAaaattaatgggggggggggggggggggaagggcaatGGGAATAAAAATTGCACCATATTATTAAACAAGGAATAACAGTATGCAATTTTATCTTTTAAAAATTCCATTGAAATCAGTCAGCAAGGCAAATACTTTCAGACTTAGGAGGATACCATCTCTGCCTAAACTAAACAATGCTGATGCCTCTCACT
This sequence is a window from Rhinatrema bivittatum chromosome 5, aRhiBiv1.1, whole genome shotgun sequence. Protein-coding genes within it:
- the LOC115092346 gene encoding uncharacterized protein LOC115092346, with protein sequence MLYSCVVVYLNDILVFSRDLQSHHQDVVNVLQCLRENQLYAKLEKCSFDQETVPFIGYVVSSQGFQMDPQKAKSIRDWPQPTGLKALRRFLGFTNYYTSFIHHYSTLTAPLTAMTRKRANLSQWSPEAVATFQELKEAFLKAPCLRHPDPR